The Gammaproteobacteria bacterium DNA window CAAATTTAGGAGCACGATAATATTCTTTGCGGAGTTTTTTTGTTTCTTTAGGTCTAGTATCTTGTTCGACAGTCACATTTTTAGCTTTCAATGATCGCCAAACTTCCGCGGGTACCGTTTTCTGGTGCCGACTATCAACTAATGGTGCTGTCCCTGGCAACATAACGGGGCCATTAACAGCTGCAGGCACAAAATTAATTGTAATGACATAGCACTGACCCAAATTGAAATCAATTTATTAGATGAAGTTGTTAAGTATAAAAAGATACCAACAAACGGAAAAAAAATATCTGACTATTTAATCATCATCGCAAAGCCCCTGGATGATTTAGCTGATATTTTATTTGGCGTATAGGTTTTAAAATAAATCCCAATTATCTACTGTGTCAGCAATCAATGATACCACATCCCGATTTAATTTCGGTCTTTCTGAAATAGGATTATAATGGGAGAGTTGTAATAAACAGAGTAAATCCATTAATTTTGCTTGCTTCTTCCATTTAACTGGCAATTGAAAGCCATTGGCTCGTATACCAGCGATGAAACTATTTTCGTAAGAGTCTGGTATTTTATGGCTGTATCTCAATGCCATGCCGATATCGAGCAAATAAGTGCCTGCAAAAGCAAACTCCCAATCAAGAATGGCAGCGATTTTCCACTTGTTATTAATCTGGGTGACTAGTATGTTAGCTGGATCATAATCAGCGTGTGTTAAATTTGCATTATTACTGTCCGGCAACAAAGTTGCATTGTCATTAACAAGATATGAAACAGCACTTAAAAGATTATCGCCTAAACTTTCTTTGATAGTCCTATCTTGTAAAAGGTTTAATACGTATGGAAGATATTGTTCTTCTTGATTAAATGGTTGAATTGTTAATTCCTTTTGAAAAAAACCGCCTTCTGAAAATTTGATTTGTCGCATTATGTCTAGATAATTTCCCATTTCAAAAGCACATGCTATGATAGCTGATTTATTCTTCTTTAAAATAATTTCTCGCATCAATATTCCGTCAACCCATTCCATCACAGAATAAGGATAAGAGAAATTAGTGCATTGATCATTAGAATAAAAATGTGCAGGAACAGGGATTTTATCGGCAACTAGTTTATGAATAGCAATTTCACGAGCAAGTGCAGATTTTTCTCGCATATAAATACGGATAACAACGGGTGAACGATTATTTTTAAACGACACCTTATAATTGGTGTTTGCACAACCTTCAGATAATAGAACTAGTTTATCAATCATATCATTAGTGTATGGAGCGAGTAGATGGATTGCAGTACTGACATCTAAATCAATATGTGCCTTAAAACGCTCCCAATGACTTTTAAGAATCGGTGTGTCCATTATTTTGCTGTTCTTAAACTTGTGAAAGAAAAATTAATTTTTAGAGAAGAAAGTTCTCGCTTTATTCTTTCAAACCGCCGTTTTGCTTGATGGTGCAGCTTATCTGTTTTGGTCA harbors:
- a CDS encoding aminoglycoside phosphotransferase family protein; translation: MDTPILKSHWERFKAHIDLDVSTAIHLLAPYTNDMIDKLVLLSEGCANTNYKVSFKNNRSPVVIRIYMREKSALAREIAIHKLVADKIPVPAHFYSNDQCTNFSYPYSVMEWVDGILMREIILKKNKSAIIACAFEMGNYLDIMRQIKFSEGGFFQKELTIQPFNQEEQYLPYVLNLLQDRTIKESLGDNLLSAVSYLVNDNATLLPDSNNANLTHADYDPANILVTQINNKWKIAAILDWEFAFAGTYLLDIGMALRYSHKIPDSYENSFIAGIRANGFQLPVKWKKQAKLMDLLCLLQLSHYNPISERPKLNRDVVSLIADTVDNWDLF